A single Populus alba chromosome 7, ASM523922v2, whole genome shotgun sequence DNA region contains:
- the LOC118032124 gene encoding F-box protein At3g07870: MCGLGFSSSTGQFKAIRIFSTREDSILHAETYTFRAETIIFNDKATPRGLGTDTWRSIGIVPQYNDWRKYCWRSFNAFVNGSFHWIIDIDDDYDRTNIIYSFNFESEQFRTFLLPVPPIDADYGHCYQYADLGVLGNSLYCSYFSYLPCDDCINLWVMKDYGVEDSWAEMLVIEHRVPFWEPRDFKVIKFFENRNILFLADYYLWFYDAERKCYERVEDAEIISFLYAISHSPTFASIKDIMAGGIGNCRMRDEDNRSTET, from the coding sequence ATGTGTGGACTTGGATTTAGTTCGAGCACAGGTCAATTTAAGGCTATCAGAATTTTCTCAACGAGGGAAGACAGTATTTTGCATGCTGAGACATATACGTTTAGAGCTGAGACTattatatttaatgataaaGCAACACCAAGAGGCCTTGGAACTGATACTTGGAGAAGCATTGGGATCGTTCCGCAGTATAACGATTGGCGTAAATATTGTTGGAGATCTTTCAATGCATTTGTTAATGGATCTTTCCATTGGATTATCGATATCGACGACGATTATGACCGTACAAATATTATATACTCTTTCAATTTTGAGAGTGAGCAATTCAGAACATTCTTACTGCCGGTTCCTCCAATAGATGCCGACTATGGTCATTGTTATCAATATGCAGATCTTGGGGTTCTTGGGAACTCCCTCTACTGTTCTTATTTCAGTTACTTGCCTTGTGATGATTGTATTAATCTATGGGTAATGAAAGATTATGGTGTTGAGGATTCTTGGGCTGAAATGCTGGTTATAGAGCACCGTGTGCCTTTCTGGGAACCAAGGGATTTCAAGGTGATCAAGTTCTTTGAAAATAGGAATATTCTGTTCTTGGCTGACTACTACCTGTGGTTTTATGATGCTGAGAGAAAATGTTATGAAAGGGTGGAAGATGCTGAGATTATATCTTTTCTTTATGCAATATCTCATTCTCCGACCTTCGCCTCTATTAAAGATATCATGGCAGGAGGGATCGGAAACTGTCGAATGAG
- the LOC118032059 gene encoding protein STRICTOSIDINE SYNTHASE-LIKE 13, translating into MEKKGSQRDGTLLQHPLLLVLALAIGFVIMDPFKMGPLGHHDFKPVKHDLAPYKQVMENWPRDNKSRLGSGNLEFVDEVFGPESLEFDSLGRGPYAGLADGRVVRWMGEDVGWETFALVSTNWSEKLCARGVDSTTSKQWKHEKPCGRPLGLRFHKESGNLYIADAYYGLLVAGPEGGLATPLATHVRGEPILFANDLDIHKNGSIFFTDTSKRYDRVDHFFILLEGESTGRLLRYDPPTKTTHIVLDGLAFPNGVQLSKDQTFLVFTETTNCRIMKYWLEGPKTGKVELVANLPGFPDNVRLNEKGQFWVAIDCCRTAAQEVLTHNPWVKSVYFRLPIRMRYLAWLMGMKMYTVVSLFNENGEILEVLEDPKGVVMKLVSEVREVEGKLWIGTVAHNHIATLPYP; encoded by the exons ATGGAGAAGAAAGGATCACAAAGAGATGGGACCTTGTTGCAGCATCCGCTTCTCCTTGTACTTGCTTTAGCTATAGGTTTTGTTATAATGGATCCGTTTAAAATGGGACCTTTGGGACACCATGATTTCAAGCCTGTCAAGCATGACCTTGCACCTTACAAGCAAGTCATGGAAAACTGGCCTAGAGACAATAAAAGCAGATTAGGGTCCGGGAATTTGGAGTTTGTCGATGAAGTTTTCGGCCCTGAATCGTTGGAGTTCGACAGCCTGGGGCGAGGCCCTTATGCTGGGTTGGCTGATGGACGTGTTGTGAGATGGATGGGAGAGGATGTTGGATGGGAAACATTTGCTCTTGTTTCCACAAACTG GTCAGAGAAACTTTGTGCTAGGGGAGTTGACTCAACCACATCTAAGCAATGGAAGCATGAGAAACCGTGTGGTCGTCCATTAGGTCTGAGGTTCCACAAAGAGAGTGGAAATTTGTACATTGCTGATGCTTATTATGGCCTTCTGGTTGCTGGACCTGAAGGAGGACTTGCTACTCCTTTGGCCACTCATGTGAGAGGGGAACCAATACTCTTTGCAAATGACCTTGACATTCACAAGAATGGATCCATCTTCTTTACTGACACCAGCAAAAGATACGACAGAGT GGACCATTTCTTCATATTGTTGGAAGGAGAATCCACTGGTAGGCTTCTCAGATATGACCCTCCTACCAAAACGACTCACATTGTATTGGATGGCTTAGCATTTCCAAATGGAGTTCAGCTATCTAAGGATCAAACTTTCCTGGTCTTCACTGAGACCACCAATTGCAG AATAATGAAATACTGGCTAGAAGGACCGAAAACCGGAAAGGTGGAACTTGTTGCGAACTTGCCTGGCTTTCCAGACAATGTAAGATTGAATGAAAAAGGCCAATTCTGGGTTGCAATAGATTGTTGCAGGACAGCAGCACAAGAGGTTCTTACACACAATCCATGGGTGAAGAGTGTCTATTTCCGGTTACCAATCCGTATGAGGTACTTAGCGTGGCTGATGGGCATGAAGATGTACACAGTTGTTTCCCTCTTCAATGAGAACGGAGAAATCTTGGAAGTTCTTGAGGATCCGAAGGGTGTGGTAATGAAGCTAGTGAGTGAAGTTAGAGAAGTAGAAGGGAAGCTATGGATTGGAACTGTAGCTCATAACCATATTGCTACCCTTCCTTATCCCTAG